The Syntrophorhabdales bacterium DNA window GGGCCTGCACCGCCAACATCGCGTCTTTCATCTCCTGGTCGTAGGCGAGCCGGGCCTGCTGCCTGATACGCTCGGCCAGGGCCTGAGCTTCGCCTACTATCTTGGTTTTTTCCTGTTCAGCCTCCTGCATAGCTTTTTTGCGGAAGGCTTCAATCTCAGAATCGAGATCGCCAAGTTTGGACTCATAGCCCTTCTTAAGGGCTTCAGCCTCTTTCAAGAGGCGGTCGGCCTCGTCCACCTTTTCCTT harbors:
- a CDS encoding ATP synthase F0 subunit B, translating into MTLPEPWSFIVKLFNFAVMVAILVKFAGKPLKNALQSRRNAVKEKVDEADRLLKEAEALKKGYESKLGDLDSEIEAFRKKAMQEAEQEKTKIVGEAQALAERIRQQARLAYDQEMKDAMLAVQAQIARRTLQNAEAAVRQAFKKDDHDKMVDEFIANLQGQKRT